AGCCCCAACGTCACCGCGCCGGAGGCGCTGGCGAAGACCCTGTTGGGGCTGCTGGTGTGAGGGAAGGGCGGGCGGACTGACGCCGCGTCGTCGTGCCGGCCGCGCTTTCGCGAGGAGGTATCGTATGCGTCGTCCTCGTCTGAACCTCGCGTTCTGCGCCGCCTTCATCGTGCCCGCGCTGTCGGCCTCGCCGGCGCGCGCCGCGTGCGACGACCCGCCGCGACCGGGCGTCAACTGGGCGGGATGCGACAAGTCCAACGCCAACCTGCGTGGCGCCGATCTCCAGGGCGCCGACCTCGGCGGTGCCATTTTTCGGCACGCCATCCTGCAGGACGCCAGGCTGATCGGCGCCAACCTGCAGCGCGCCGATCTGCGCGGCGCCGACGTGACCAACATCATCCTGGTGAACGCCAATCTCGGTCGCGCCATCCTGCGCGACGTCAACCTGCGCGGCGTCGATCTGACCGGCGTGACGCTGGGCGGCGCGACCTGGACCGACGGCAGGATCTGCGGCGTCGGTTCGACCGGCCGCTGCCGGTAGGCTCGCGGGACACGGCGGCCGGGGGGGCGTGGGCGGATGATCGCGATCGTGCTCGGTGGCGCCGTCGGCGCGCTGGTCGGCTACGGCGCCGGCATGGCCGGCTCGATGCTGGTCATGGGCCGGCTGGGCGTCTCCGATTTCGAGGGCAAGCGCGCCACGGCCTCCGCGTTCCTCTTTGGACCGGTCGGGGCATTGGCCGGCATCGTGCTGGGCTGCTGGCTGGCGCAGACTTTCGCGGGCGATGGAGCCAGCCTAGGCGCCACGCTGCGCGGCGTCGGTCTCACGGTCGTCGCCCTTCTCGTCCTTGGCGGCGCGTGGGTCGCCATGACCTGGTTCCGGACGGACCAGCCGGTGGTGCGCAACGCCGCGCCGCCGCGACTGGCGTTCGAGTTCCGGGTCCCGGCGGCGCGCGGCTTCCCCGCGGCCGCGGGCGCCACGCTCGACACCGACAGCAACCGCATGCCGGCCACGATGAAGCCGGGATCGCCGTCGACCGACGGCGACTGGTCGGTTCTGGCCGGCGAGGTCGAGATCTACTATCGCGCCACGTGGCGCCGCCTCGTGCTCGATCTCGGCGGCGGCCGGCAACTCCTGTTCGATCCCGGTCTGCCGCGGGTGCCGGCGAAATCCACGGATTGGAGCGCGTGGCGGCGCGCCGAAGGCGTGTTCTCGGCGCCGGGGCAGACGACGGCCGGCGCGCCGGGACCGGACGACGTCGTCGAGATGCGCGGCCGTGTCGTCGCCACCTGACGCGCCCGCGCCGCCTGCGGCGATGACGGCCGAGGATGCGCGCGAGCTACAGCGCTTCCCGCCGGCGCTGCGCGCGCTGATCGACGACGAGCTGGCCGCCGGCAACGCGGTCGTCGAGGTCGGTGGCGGATTCCCGGCGCCGCCGGCCGGCGCCCTCGTCAAGCTGGCGCGGCAGGTGACAACGCGGCCGCGCGAGTCGGGAGGCGGGCTGGCGTTCCGCGCGCGCGACAGCTCGACATGCTCCGGCGAATGGACCGACTCCGACGGCTTCTTCTTCGCGCTGGAGCCGCCGTCGACTGCCGGCCCCGCGCCGGACATGGACGCGATCCGGGCCCGGGCGTCGCCGCCCGCGCCGCCGTCGGGCGCGCCAGCGCCGCCGCCCTTCACGGTCGAGGTCGATCCGCGCGGCGAGATGCTGATCTACCGCGAGGCCGACCGGCGGGCGACGGTGGTCTGCACCTTCACCGGCGATCCCCGCATCGCGCCGCGCACGCTCGACGGCTGGTGGCATCCGGCGGAACGGCGCACGTCGCCGATGACGCCGGAGGAGGCCCGCGTGTTGATCGACCGCATCGCGGACCATTGCCGACGCCACCTCGGTATGCCGCGCCTGACCGTCGAGAAGGACTGACGCGTCCGCGCGCCGCGTCTCGGGGAGGGGGTCGTTGGGCGGCCGCGACCCTGCGGCCACTGGAGGCTGGACGCGGCGTCCGATGTGGCTCAACGTTGCGCTCGGACGCGCCGTGGCGGGCGTCGATCGTCGTTCATTCCGGCGACACGAGGAGATTTGCATGCGGAAATTCATCGCCGCCGTCGCGCTGGCGGGTGCCTGCGTCGCTGGCGCCGCGCAGGCCCAACAGGGCCATTCCGATCTGACCCAGGCCTGCGCGGCCGAGGCGGCCCGGCAGCGTCTCGACGGCCAGCCGATGGCCGACTTCCTCTCGGCGTGCTGGGCCGGCCGCGTCTCGCTGCCGGGCCTCGACCAACGCTGCGACGCCGAGGGCCGCCGGCGGACCTTGGCGGGCGAGGCACTGACCGCGTTTAAGAAGCTGTGCACGGGCGGCCAGGTCGCGCTGCCGCCGCCGGCGGGCGCCGCGCCGCCGACCTGCGATAGCCAGGGCCGCCGCATGGGCCTGGCCGGCGAGGAGCTCGCGACTTTCATCAAGCGGTGCATGGCCGGCTAGGCGGCGCCTTCCCAAGCGCCACGCGCGACGGTGCTGAATAGAGGGCTGGTTCTGGAAGGCGCGCGCCGAGTCGGAGGCGCCGAGTCGGAGGCGCGGGCGACCACGCCGGTGACCCGCGCGAGCTCGCGCATCGAGGCCTCGCCGGCGCGCGCTCGAGCGCGCCGGGCCGGCGACGGAATCCGGATCGGCCGCCTGGCAGGCGAAGAGGTCGATCCGGCCGGCCTTGCCGCATCGCGGCGAAGACCCCGAGAGTGGCGAAGGCGGGATACCCCTTGCCGGGCATCGCGGACTTGCCGGCGACGTTGCCCATCTTCAGCGTCGCGTCGCGGTGCGTGTAGTTGCCGTGCTTGCGGATATCGAGTCCCGTCGGCGCGCCGGCGTGGAGCATCGCGACCATGGCGCCGCGGCCCGGGACGGAGTTTTCGGTTGGGCCGGCGCCGGGCAAGGGCGTTGTGTCGTCGCGACCGCGACCGCTTTAGCCTTGCTCCGCGTCCCGGACTTATAGACCATCCGGCCGACAGGGAGACGGCATGGCCGGCGGGGATTCTACTTGGACGGCGTCCGGTCCGCGGCGATCGGAGGACGGCGGTTCCTTCATCGCCCTGCGGCCGGGCACGCGCGTCGGCAAATACGAGACGCTCGAGGTTCTCGGCCAGGGCGCGTTCGGGCTCACCTACCGCGCGCGCGACACGCTGCTCGGCCGCGATGTCGCGATCAAGGAGTATCTGCCGACGGGGTTCGCGTTCCGCCACGGCGACGGCACGGTGCGGCCGCATTCGACCGCCACGGCCGAGGAGTTCCGCTGGGGCCGCGACCGCTTCCTCGACGAGGCCCGGACCTTGGCGCGGCTCGAGGACGCGCCGGGCATCGTCAACGTCCACGATTTCATGGAGGCCAACAGCACCGCGTACATGGTGATGTCGCTCGTGCGCGGCGAGACGCTGGAGACCCGGCTCAAGCGCGACGGCCCGCTGCCCCGGCCGATGATCGAACAGCTGGTCCGCCCGCTGCTGGACGGGCTGGAGCGGGTGCACGCCGCCGGGTTTCTCCACCGCGACATCAAGCCCGCGAATATCCTGATCGACGCCGAAGGTCACCCGACCCTGATCGACTTCGGCGCGTCGCGCGCGGCGCTACATGGCCGCACGCAGGCGCTGACGGCGATCTACACACCGGGCTACGCCGCGTTCGAGCAGTTCACATCGGCCCCGCAGGGACCGTGGACGGACCTCTACGCGCTGGGCGCGACGCTCTACCACTGCGTCACCGGGTCGATGCCGCCGAGCGCCATCGACCGCGTGCGGGACGACGCCATGGTGCCGGCGACCGAGGCTGGCAGAGGACGCTACGACGCCGGGCTCCTGGCGATGATCGACGCCGCGATGAGGGTGCGCGAGGCCGAGCGGCCGCAGAACATCGGCGAGGCGCGCCGTATCCTGTCGGGAGGTGGTCCGTCCGGGGTGCTGGCGATGCCCGGTTCCGCGACCGTCGCCATGGCGCCTGCCCCGGCTCCGACCGCGCCGCGCCGCCGCGCGCCGGTCGGGTGGATCGCGGCGGGCGTCGTCCTCGCCCTCGCGCTCGCGGGTGGCGGCGCGTGGCTGGCGCTGCGCCCGCCGGCGGAAAGTCCCGAGGCCGCCTTGCGCCGCGCGAAGGACGAGGTGCGCCGGCAGACCGCGGCGTTGACGCGTGAACGCGAGGAGGCTGCGGCCCGGCAGGCCGCCGAGGATGAGAAGCGCCGCGTCGCGGACGAGGCGGCGCGCAAGGCGGCCGAGGCGAGGGCGGCGGCCGACGACGGCGGGCGCCGCCAGGCGGAGGACGAGGCGCGGGCGCGGGCGGCCGCCGAGGCCACGCGTCGCCGCGAGGAGGAGGTGCGCGCCACCGCGGAGGAGGCGGAGCGGCGCGAGCGGCTGGCGCGGGAGAGGGCGCTGGCCGAGGCCGAGGCCACGCGTCGCCGCGACGAGGAGGCCCGCACCGCCGGCGAGGTGGCGGAGCGGCGCGAGCGGCTGGCGCGGGAGAAGGCGCTGGCCGAGGCCGAGGCCGCGCGCGCCGCCGAGGCGAAGGCCGGATCGGCGGCCGACGCGAAACGTCAGGCGGAGGCGGGCGAGGCCACGTTGCGGCTGTCGGAGGCTGATCGCAAACGGATCCAGGTGGCGCTGACGTCTGTCGGCCATGACACGCAGGGTAGCGACGGGGCGTTCGGCCCGCGGTCGCGGGCCATGATCGCGGCGTGGCAGCGCGGCCGCGGCGAGGCGGAGACGGGCTTTCTGACGGCGCCGCAGGTGGCGGCGCTGCGACAGCAGGCGGCATCGGCGTTGGCGCGCTACGACGAGGAACAGAGGCGGGCCGAGGACGAGGCGCGACGCGCCGCCGAGCGCGCGCCGTCCGGCGCCGCCGTCCCCAAGGCGGGTGCCGCGCCTCAGGGGAAGGCGGCGGCAGTGGCGCCACCGGCGGCGTCCGCCGGGCAGGCGACGTACGCCGGAGAGTTCACGAACAACTCCGGCGTCTTCCGGATCACTATCCGGCAGGATGGCGGCCGGCTGACATTCGAGCTCTACACCAAGATCGGCGCCGAGGAAACGAGGTCGACCTGCCAGCCGACCGAGTTGGGATCCGACGGCCGGTTCTTCACGGTGTGCCGGGGCATGGGCGTGTCGCCGCGCACGCTCGACGGGACGCTGCAATCGGCCCGGTTGAAATCGGAACGCCTCGCCAGCGGCGGGACCTTCACGCTCGTCCGCCAGTAGTGCTCGGGAATTCCGGTCGCCGCGATCCGCCGCCTTGGGGACGGCGCGGCCGCGGGGTGCCCGGCGCACCGGCGACGACGCGAATGGTGCGCGCCTCGCTTTGAATTTTGTATGCAAAAGGCAATGTAAACCCGAAAAGGGATGCGCGCAGCCGGTCGCAAGCGACGGCTTCCGCGACCTTCCGGAATCCATCCCGCGCGGCCGCGCCAAGGTGTCTTTTACAGATTGGCGCCGCCCGCGCGCGTCCCTAGATTGGCCGCCAACGAACCACCAAGGACGGCCCCTCGATGCCCCTCTCGACCGACCAGAAGACCGAGATCGACGCGCTGCGCGGCGTCACGGCGCCGACCCGCCGCGCCGTGGCGCCGGCGCTGGAGGAGATCCTCTACCAGGCGCTACCGGTGCTCGACCACGGCTTCGTGCGCGTCGTCGACTACATGGGCGACGACGCCGCGGTGGTGCAGGCGGCGCGCGTGTCGTACGGGCGCGGCACCAGGAAAGTCAGCGAGGACAAGGGCCTCATCAACTACCTGCTGCGGCACCGCCACACCACGCCGTTCGAGATGTGCGAGATCAAGTACCACGTGAAGCTGCCGATCTTCGTGGCGCGGCAGTGGATCCGGCACCGCACCGCCAACGTCAACGAGTACTCGGCGCGCTACTCCATCCTCGACAACGAGTTCTACATCCCCCGGCCCGAGCACCTCGCGGCGCAGAGCCGTGTCAACCGCCAGGGCCGCGCCGAGACGCTCGCCGGCAAGGAGGCCGAGCGCGTGTTCGACCTGCTGCGCAAGGATTCCGCGCTGGTCTACGAGCACTACATGGAGATGCTCAACGAGGGCGAAGGCGGCGCGCCGCTCGATCCCGGGCGCAGCGGTCTGGCGCGCGAGCTGGCGCGCATGAACCTGTCCCTGAACTTCTACACCCAGTGGTACTGGAAGACCGATCTGCACAACCTCATGCACTTCCTGTCGCTGCGCGCCGACGCCCACGCGCAGTACGAGATCCGCGCCTACGCCGATGTGATGGTCGACACGCTCAAGCGCTGGACGCCGCTGGTGCACGACGCTTTCGTCGAATACCGCATGGGCGGCACGTCGCTGTCGCGCACCGGGCTGGAGATCGTGAGGCGGATGCTCGCCGGCGAGACGGTCGAGCAGAAGGATAGCGGCCTGTCGGCCCGCGAATGGCGCGAGCTGATGGCGCAGCTCGGCCGCGGCTGAGCCGCTGCGGCGTCATCGCGGCGCGAAGGCCGGTTCCCACTCCAGCGCGACCCCGCCCGGCGCCTCGCGCGCGAAGGCGGCCAAGGTCGCGGCGATGGCCGCGCCGTCCGCCGCGCGCACGGCGTAGATCGCGACCGCCATCTCGGCCGCGGCCAGCGGCCGCGCGGTGGCGATCTTGGTGAAGGGCGGCGCGCCGCCGGTCCATTGGCGGAAATAGCCGTCGAACAGTATCGCGACGCGGGCGTCGCGCCGCGTCGCGAGACCGCGCACCGCGTCGGCCGTCAGTCGGCGCGACGCCAGCAGACGCGCCGTCTCCAGGTCGCCCAGCGCCAGCACGTCGGTCAGCCGCGGTTCGGACAGCCAGGTCAGCGCGCCGATGTTCATCGCCACGATTCCGGCGCCGGCATGGTGGCGAGCGACGTAGCGCGCCGGCCAGAAATCGCGCTGCCACACCACGGCGGTCGATATCCGGAGGTCGGCGTGCATGACGTATGCGCGGTGCGTCAGCGCCGCCGCCGTCGTCGACGCCAGGATCGCGATGGCGGCCGACGCGACCGAGACACGCGCCGCGGGCCACCGCGCGCGCGCCAGCGCCGGCGGCAGGAACGCGCCCGCAAGCGCGAAGAGGTAGACCTCGTAGCGGCCGCCCCAACCGAAGCTGCCGAAGGTCGCATGCGCCCAGATTCCGAGGGCGGCGATCGCTAGCGCCAGTGTCCCGGCGTCGACCGGCGTGCCGTCGCGCCAGCGCCGCCACGCCGCACCCGGCGATCCACCCGCGCGCCGCCAGGCCGCCGCGAGCGCGACGACGGCAGCGACCAGAAGGAGGAGAAGCGCCGGAGCGTTCACCGCGAGCCGCTTCAGTGGATACCACGCCAGCATCTTGACGACGTCGACCGCCGAGGGCGCGCCCGGATCGGCAAGGAATATCGTCTTGGCGAGGATCGGGAAGGGCACCGCCCACCAGCCGTGCGACATCGACCACGCAGCGAAGGCCGCGACCGGCGCCAG
The genomic region above belongs to Rhodospirillales bacterium and contains:
- a CDS encoding pentapeptide repeat-containing protein, translating into MRRPRLNLAFCAAFIVPALSASPARAACDDPPRPGVNWAGCDKSNANLRGADLQGADLGGAIFRHAILQDARLIGANLQRADLRGADVTNIILVNANLGRAILRDVNLRGVDLTGVTLGGATWTDGRICGVGSTGRCR
- a CDS encoding protein kinase: MAGGDSTWTASGPRRSEDGGSFIALRPGTRVGKYETLEVLGQGAFGLTYRARDTLLGRDVAIKEYLPTGFAFRHGDGTVRPHSTATAEEFRWGRDRFLDEARTLARLEDAPGIVNVHDFMEANSTAYMVMSLVRGETLETRLKRDGPLPRPMIEQLVRPLLDGLERVHAAGFLHRDIKPANILIDAEGHPTLIDFGASRAALHGRTQALTAIYTPGYAAFEQFTSAPQGPWTDLYALGATLYHCVTGSMPPSAIDRVRDDAMVPATEAGRGRYDAGLLAMIDAAMRVREAERPQNIGEARRILSGGGPSGVLAMPGSATVAMAPAPAPTAPRRRAPVGWIAAGVVLALALAGGGAWLALRPPAESPEAALRRAKDEVRRQTAALTREREEAAARQAAEDEKRRVADEAARKAAEARAAADDGGRRQAEDEARARAAAEATRRREEEVRATAEEAERRERLARERALAEAEATRRRDEEARTAGEVAERRERLAREKALAEAEAARAAEAKAGSAADAKRQAEAGEATLRLSEADRKRIQVALTSVGHDTQGSDGAFGPRSRAMIAAWQRGRGEAETGFLTAPQVAALRQQAASALARYDEEQRRAEDEARRAAERAPSGAAVPKAGAAPQGKAAAVAPPAASAGQATYAGEFTNNSGVFRITIRQDGGRLTFELYTKIGAEETRSTCQPTELGSDGRFFTVCRGMGVSPRTLDGTLQSARLKSERLASGGTFTLVRQ
- a CDS encoding FAD-dependent thymidylate synthase → MPLSTDQKTEIDALRGVTAPTRRAVAPALEEILYQALPVLDHGFVRVVDYMGDDAAVVQAARVSYGRGTRKVSEDKGLINYLLRHRHTTPFEMCEIKYHVKLPIFVARQWIRHRTANVNEYSARYSILDNEFYIPRPEHLAAQSRVNRQGRAETLAGKEAERVFDLLRKDSALVYEHYMEMLNEGEGGAPLDPGRSGLARELARMNLSLNFYTQWYWKTDLHNLMHFLSLRADAHAQYEIRAYADVMVDTLKRWTPLVHDAFVEYRMGGTSLSRTGLEIVRRMLAGETVEQKDSGLSAREWRELMAQLGRG